CTCAGGACAACAGCCAGATTGTCTTTATTCGGGTCGCATATAACAGACCTGGGAACACCATTGATATTTAAGTGTATACATGTCACCATAAATCAGATCCTTTCAATCCCATATGATCTCACTGAAAAGCGACTCGGGTTATGGGCCATTCATTCTCCCTTTCATTGTGCAATCATATGTATTTAAATGTGTTAATAAATAACCTTTTCAAAAGAATACCCATTTTAATGAAGGGACTATAATGGATTTATACCCCTATTTTTATACCCTTCCTTTTTTACCCTGTTTTTCATCCATTAGATAAAATGCATATATCGATTTTGATATTTCTATATATCAGGTTCGTCATATCAAATCAAAAAATATTTGCTTATATTTAAATTAAATAAGGGAACTCATTCATTTGGAGTGATTGATTGAAATAGCCCTTACGGTTAATAGACTATTTTTTGTCTGCGATCATTGCTATGCATTTGGTTATATATTATTTAAAAATAACATGACTCACTTTATTAGGAGAAAATAAACGCAGATGGAAATATTCTTTACATATGACATCAATATGCATATAATACGGATCATTTATTGAGATGCAAAAAGATATGTGGCCGCTTGCTGGTGAAACCTCTGCTTTAATAAGAAAAAAAGGGTAACAATTCCTCTCTCAGACATAATAACAGGCGTAATTGCAGATAGAAAAAAATATTAAATTTTTACCACTGACTGCCATTTTGAAAAGATTCCTGGCGTAATTCTTTATAACCCTGAATAATGAATTATATCAAAAATACAAATAATCATAATTATCTCCCATAAAGGTTTTTATCTTGCTGAATATATTTATTGATGCTGATGCCTGCCCTGTAAAGCAGGAGGTTTTTCGTGTAGCAGAGAGGTTTAAACTCGGTGTTACCCTCGTGTCAAACATGCATATGCGGATCCCGGAAAACCCCCGCATAAAACTTGTTATTGTTGAGAGCGGGCCTGATGAGGCTGACAACTGGATAGCGGAAAAGGCGGGAGAGGGTGACATAGTGATAACCGCAGATATTCCCCTGGCAGGTCGAAGCCTCAAAAAAGGGGCAAGCGTAATAAGCCCGTCCGGCAGACTGTTTACAGAAGATAATATCGGGCAGATTCTTGCCACCAGAAACCTCATGGCTGATCTAAGGGACCTTGGAGAGATTACCGGGGGGCCTGCGCCCTTTAAAAAAAAAGATAGATCCAATTTTTTGCAGCAGCTTGATGAACTGATACATTCAATTCTTCGCAGGTTTCCAGGACGATAATTATCTTTCTATTCCTGACAATAGTGTGCTATACAGCTTCGCTGATTTTTAAAACTTTATAAAAAAATACAGGGGCGAATAATTATTTACCGCCGCTGTTTAATTAGAGGGAAAAAAGGTATGACTAAAAAAGAACAGAACAAAGATATACGCAACATAGCAATAATCGCCCATGTTGACCATGGTAAAACCACCCTTGTGGATGCCATGTTCAGGCAGAGCGGCCTTTTCAGGGAGGGTCAGGAGGTGGAAACACGCCTCATGGACAATATGGAGCTTGAAAAGGAGCGAGGCATTACAATAGCTGCAAAGAACTGCTCTGTAGTTTGGAAGGGTACAAAGATAAACATAATAGACACACCCGGCCATGCCGATTTTGGGGGCGAGGTTGAGAGGGCGCTTGCAATGGCTGATGGTGCCCTGCTCCTGGTTGATTCATCTGAAGGCCCACTTCCCCAGACCAGGTTTGTCTTGAAAAAAACCTTTGAGGCAGGGCTAAAGGTTATTGTTGTTATAAACAAGATAGACAGGCAGGATACCAGGCCCCAGGAGGTGCTTAATGAGATATATGATCTATTTATTGAGCTTGGCGCCAATGATGAGCAGATAGAGTTTCCCCTGCTTTATGCAATAGGCAGAGATGGTATGGCAAAGAAAAAACTCACTGACAGGTCAAACAACCTTGAGGTACTCTTTGAGACGATTATAAAACACACCCCGCCTCCATCATATGACCCTAAAGAGCCTTTCCAGATGCTGGTTGCTGACCTTGGCTATTCAGCCTATATGGGAAGGCTTGCCATAGGCAGGGTGATAAACGGCAATGTTAATTTCAATGACAGCCTTGTGTGCTTGGGAGAGGATGATGCTGAGACACCTCTCAAGGTGACCAAGATCCAGGTGTATGAAGGTGTAACACTCAAAGAGGTAAAGCAGGCAGGCCCAGGCGATATTGTAGTGCTCTCCGGTATAGAGGATGTCAAGATCGGTGATACCATATGCAACAAAGAGTTCCCAAAGGCATTAAAAAGGATAACCATAGAGGAGCCTACTGTATCCATGCGCTTTACCATTAACACCTCCCCCCTTGCAGGAAAGGAGGGTAAATATGTGCAGTCAAGCAAGATCAAGGAGAGGCTTTTTAAAGAGACCCTGAGGAACGTTGCTATTAAGGTGGATGAATCCGAAGAGAGAGACAGTTTTAATGTAAAGGGGCGTGGTGAATTCCAGCTTGCTATACTGATCGAAACCATGCGCAGAGAGGGATACGAATTCTGCGTGGGTAGACCAGAGGTCATCCTTAAGGAAAAGGATGGCAGAAAACAGGAGCCGATTGAACATCTCTACATTGATGCTGATGAGGCCTTCATGGGAATCATTACAGAAAAACTCTCCCAGAGAAAAGCCAAGATGTTAAACCTGACAAACAGTGGCACAGGCAGGGTAAGAATGGAATTTACAGTACCGTCGCGCGGGCTTATAGGGTTCAGGGATGAATTTCTTACTGCCACCAGGGGAACGGGTATTATGAATTCATACCTTGAAGGGTTTGATGACTACAGGGGAGACTTCCCATCAAGGTTCAGCGGCTCAATAATTTCCGACCGTCAGGGTGAGTCGGTTGCTTATGCACTCTTTAACCTGGAGCCAAGAGGGAGGCTCTTTATTGTACCAGGTGAACAGGTGTATGAGGGCATGGTAATAGGTGAGCACAACAGGGATAATGATATAAATGTTAACCCCTGCAAGGAAAAAAAGCTCTCCAACATGCGCGCCGCAGGAAAGGATGACAATATACTCCTTTCACCCGCTAGGCCACTTACCCTTGAAAGCGCTATTGTATTTATCAGGGATGATGAGATGGTGGAGATTACCCCAAAATCAATTCGCTTAAGGAAAGAAGAACTCTCATCCCAGAAACGGCACATGGCCCAGTCAAAGAAGTTCAAGGAAAGAGAGGGACTTTAACGCATAGAGCAAAGCGAAAAATATTACCGGCTCGTTTTTTTACGCTATGCGCCATGCTCCATGCGCTATGCGTCTTTTTAGCGCACAACGCACTCTTTAACCCACGGTGCTGCTATAGATTTAAACTCTGTCAGTTCGGAATCTGAAAATTCTGGTGATATATCCTTGAAATACTCCGGGTGCAGTATCTCTGCCCTGTGGAAATTCTGCAGGGCATAGAGTTTTGCATCTTTAATTACCTTGACTATATTACTGATAACACCCTTATCCACAATGCCCCTCACGCAGGTGGTGCGGAACTCATAGTCAGGGGCTTTCTCCATTATGGTCTCTATGCTGGTAAGTATATCTTCAGGGTTACATCCCTTTGCAATAAGCGGATTATATCTTGTGGGGTCAGTCTTGATATCCATTGCAATGTAATCCACAAGCCCTCGCTCAATCAGAACATCAATATCTTTTGGCCTGCTCCCGTTTGTATCTAGCTTTATGGAGTAACCCAACCCTTTTACTGCCTCGCAGAGCTTGACAAGTTTTTTGGACAGCGTCGGTTCACCTCCGGAAATTACAACTCCATCGAGAAATCCTCTTCTGCTTTTAAGAAATTCATAAAGGCCATCACCCTTAAAAGAGGCGGGACATTCCTCACTACACCTTACAAGGGATGGATTATGGCAGTATGGGCAGTCAAAATTACACCCTGACATAAATATTACACAGCTCAACTTGCCAGGGTAATCTATTAAAGAATTTTTCTGTATGCCCCCTATATTCATCCTGCCATTCCTATGCTGCCTTAAACATCTTTCGCATGCTGAACTCCTGCTGCTTGCCATCATTCCATTGTTTCACAGGCCTTAAGTAGCCTACAACCCTTGAATAGACCTCAGTCTCACAACCGCACACACTGCATTTTTCCTGGTTCCCTGCAAGGTAGCCGTGAGACGGGCATATACTGAATGTGGGTGAAAGGGTGAGGTAGGGGAGTCTGAAACCCGTAACCACCTTTTTAACAAGACTCTTAACAGACTCAATCTCACTTATGTTTTCGCCAAGAAATATATGCATGACCGTTCCGCCGGTATATTTGGTCTGAAGCTCATCCTGAAGCGTGAGCGTTTCATATATGTCATCAGAATAGTTTACAGGGAGCTGTGTAGAGTTAGTATAGAAGGGCTCGCCCCCATGTTTGAATGAATCCTCGTTGGCGCAAATAATCTCGGGATATTTTGCCTTGTCCTTTTTTGCAAGCCTGTATGTGGTACCCTCGGCTGGTGTCGCCTCAAGGTTGTATATGTCACCGGTCTTCTCCTGAATGGCAGCAAGGGTGTGGCGCAAAAAATCCATTACCTTAAGCGAAAATCTCCTGCCCTCTTCACTTGCTATGTCATGGCCCATAAAGTTGAGGCATGCCTCATTCATGCCTATAATACCAATGGTGGAAAAGTGATTTTTCCAGTATCTGCCTGAGCCTTCCTTTATTTCACGCAAATAGAAGCGGGAGTAAGGGTAAAGGTTGTTCTCTGTAAACCTCTCAAGGATTTTTCTCTTTATATCGAGGCTTTTTGAGGCAAGACTTACCAGTTTCTCAAGCCTTTCAAAAAAGTCTGCCTCATCCTTTGCCAGATAGCCTATTCGCGGCAGGTTAATAGTTACAACACCAATGGAGCCTGTTAAAGGGTTTGCCCCGAACAGCCCTCCACCCCTTTTCATAAGCTCACGGTTATCAAGCCTGAGCCGACAGCACATGGACCTAGCATCCTCCGGGGACATGTCGGAGTTTACGAAATTTGAAAAATAGGGAATGCCGTATTTCCCTGTCATCTGCCATATGCTTGTAATGTTGGGGTTATCCCAGTCAAAGTCAGCCGTTATATTATAGGTGGGGATAGGAAACGTAAATACCCTACCCTTTGCATCCCCGGCCATCATCACCTCTGCAAAGGCCCTGTTAAGCATATCCATTTCAGCCTGAAACTCAGAATATTTCTGTTCGCATTCTACACCACCGACAATAACGTAGTTCTCCTTAAGCATGGATGGAACAGAGAGATCCATTGTAATGTTGGTAAATGGGGTCTGGAAACCTACACGTGTTGGGATATTTATGTTAAAAACAAACTCCTGGATGGCCTGTTTTACCTCTTTGTAGCCAAGGTTGTCATACCTTATAAAGGGTGCAAGCAGGGTATCAAAA
This genomic window from Desulfatiglans sp. contains:
- a CDS encoding YaiI/YqxD family protein, with translation MNIFIDADACPVKQEVFRVAERFKLGVTLVSNMHMRIPENPRIKLVIVESGPDEADNWIAEKAGEGDIVITADIPLAGRSLKKGASVISPSGRLFTEDNIGQILATRNLMADLRDLGEITGGPAPFKKKDRSNFLQQLDELIHSILRRFPGR
- the typA gene encoding translational GTPase TypA, with the protein product MTKKEQNKDIRNIAIIAHVDHGKTTLVDAMFRQSGLFREGQEVETRLMDNMELEKERGITIAAKNCSVVWKGTKINIIDTPGHADFGGEVERALAMADGALLLVDSSEGPLPQTRFVLKKTFEAGLKVIVVINKIDRQDTRPQEVLNEIYDLFIELGANDEQIEFPLLYAIGRDGMAKKKLTDRSNNLEVLFETIIKHTPPPSYDPKEPFQMLVADLGYSAYMGRLAIGRVINGNVNFNDSLVCLGEDDAETPLKVTKIQVYEGVTLKEVKQAGPGDIVVLSGIEDVKIGDTICNKEFPKALKRITIEEPTVSMRFTINTSPLAGKEGKYVQSSKIKERLFKETLRNVAIKVDESEERDSFNVKGRGEFQLAILIETMRREGYEFCVGRPEVILKEKDGRKQEPIEHLYIDADEAFMGIITEKLSQRKAKMLNLTNSGTGRVRMEFTVPSRGLIGFRDEFLTATRGTGIMNSYLEGFDDYRGDFPSRFSGSIISDRQGESVAYALFNLEPRGRLFIVPGEQVYEGMVIGEHNRDNDINVNPCKEKKLSNMRAAGKDDNILLSPARPLTLESAIVFIRDDEMVEITPKSIRLRKEELSSQKRHMAQSKKFKEREGL
- a CDS encoding anaerobic ribonucleoside-triphosphate reductase activating protein, which produces MNIGGIQKNSLIDYPGKLSCVIFMSGCNFDCPYCHNPSLVRCSEECPASFKGDGLYEFLKSRRGFLDGVVISGGEPTLSKKLVKLCEAVKGLGYSIKLDTNGSRPKDIDVLIERGLVDYIAMDIKTDPTRYNPLIAKGCNPEDILTSIETIMEKAPDYEFRTTCVRGIVDKGVISNIVKVIKDAKLYALQNFHRAEILHPEYFKDISPEFSDSELTEFKSIAAPWVKECVVR
- a CDS encoding ribonucleoside triphosphate reductase; its protein translation is MLEKIKKRDGRVVEFDSSKITSAIAKAGKATSEFGDKEAKKLTLHVLTLAHQMRLGEEVDVEEVQDIVERVLLDTPFYKSAKAYILYREQHAQIRAITTKSNIDLVDHYIQKLDWKIKENSNMSFSLQGLNNYISSDVTSEYWLNSIYPREIRDAHKDGDMHIHDLSLLSVYCVGWDLKDLLVNGFKGVEGKVESGPPKHLRSALGQIVNFFYTLQGEAAGAQALSNFDTLLAPFIRYDNLGYKEVKQAIQEFVFNINIPTRVGFQTPFTNITMDLSVPSMLKENYVIVGGVECEQKYSEFQAEMDMLNRAFAEVMMAGDAKGRVFTFPIPTYNITADFDWDNPNITSIWQMTGKYGIPYFSNFVNSDMSPEDARSMCCRLRLDNRELMKRGGGLFGANPLTGSIGVVTINLPRIGYLAKDEADFFERLEKLVSLASKSLDIKRKILERFTENNLYPYSRFYLREIKEGSGRYWKNHFSTIGIIGMNEACLNFMGHDIASEEGRRFSLKVMDFLRHTLAAIQEKTGDIYNLEATPAEGTTYRLAKKDKAKYPEIICANEDSFKHGGEPFYTNSTQLPVNYSDDIYETLTLQDELQTKYTGGTVMHIFLGENISEIESVKSLVKKVVTGFRLPYLTLSPTFSICPSHGYLAGNQEKCSVCGCETEVYSRVVGYLRPVKQWNDGKQQEFSMRKMFKAA